A window of the Candidatus Thiopontia autotrophica genome harbors these coding sequences:
- the purM gene encoding phosphoribosylformylglycinamidine cyclo-ligase: MTSKKSLSYSDAGVDIDAGNDLIEHIKPLAARTSRPGVMAGLGGFGALFEIPLDRYKNPLLVSGTDGVGTKLRLAMQLEKHDTIGIDLVAMCVNDLIVQGAEPLFFLDYYATGKLDKKTAISVIDGIATGCEQAGAALIGGETAEMPGMYSEGDYDLAGFSVGIVEKSEVIDGSRVKAGDVLIGMRSSGPHSNGYSLVRKIIEVSNADLNEDLDGKPLGEQLLEPTRIYVKPLLALAKQIPVHALAHITGGGLTENLPRVLPESTTAMVEKSSWEWPAVFKWLQEQGNVVDEEMIRTFNCGVGMVVVVSSEDADSTISILAKQGESAWKLGTITSSDEEGKEPKVVFC, encoded by the coding sequence ATGACTTCAAAAAAATCTCTAAGCTATAGTGATGCAGGCGTTGATATTGATGCCGGCAACGACCTGATTGAACATATTAAACCTCTGGCAGCAAGAACCAGTCGCCCTGGAGTAATGGCAGGCCTTGGTGGCTTTGGTGCTCTCTTCGAGATTCCTCTGGACCGTTACAAGAACCCTCTTCTGGTATCAGGTACTGATGGCGTTGGCACTAAACTACGACTGGCAATGCAACTGGAAAAACACGACACCATAGGTATTGACCTGGTTGCCATGTGTGTAAATGACCTTATTGTGCAAGGCGCAGAACCACTGTTCTTTCTCGATTACTATGCGACGGGAAAACTGGACAAAAAAACTGCTATCTCTGTTATAGATGGTATTGCAACCGGTTGTGAACAGGCTGGTGCTGCCCTTATTGGTGGCGAGACAGCCGAGATGCCGGGCATGTACAGCGAGGGAGATTATGATCTGGCTGGTTTCAGTGTTGGCATTGTAGAGAAGAGCGAGGTTATTGATGGCTCCAGGGTGAAAGCTGGAGATGTGCTGATTGGAATGCGCTCCTCTGGCCCCCACTCCAATGGATACTCCCTGGTTCGCAAAATCATTGAGGTTAGCAATGCCGACCTAAATGAAGATCTGGATGGAAAACCGCTGGGAGAACAGCTCCTGGAACCCACCAGGATCTATGTTAAACCTCTATTGGCACTAGCCAAACAGATTCCAGTTCATGCATTAGCCCATATCACAGGTGGAGGACTTACAGAAAATCTTCCACGTGTACTTCCTGAATCCACAACCGCCATGGTTGAAAAAAGCTCATGGGAGTGGCCAGCGGTATTCAAGTGGCTTCAGGAGCAGGGGAATGTGGTCGATGAGGAGATGATTCGCACCTTTAACTGTGGGGTCGGTATGGTTGTTGTGGTCTCATCCGAAGATGCAGATAGTACAATCAGTATTCTCGCCAAACAGGGAGAGTCTGCCTGGAAACTTGGCACCATCACCTCTTCTGATGAAGAGGGCAAAGAGCCCAAAGTTGTATTCTGCTAA
- a CDS encoding CDP-alcohol phosphatidyltransferase family protein: protein MDRRDIPNLITMLRMLLVIPIVWLLDNGFFLETLYLFAFAGMSDGLDGLLAKRMGWQSRLGSILDPLADKLLLVSTTVMLAWLGLIPVWLVVIIVFRDLLIVVGGTVYHYRVGQYDMAPSIVSKINTFTQISYVLGIVISQAFGGVSDEVITFSTYVVLTTTVMSGADYVWTWGWSAYRKQHGG, encoded by the coding sequence ATGGATCGACGCGATATTCCAAATCTAATTACCATGCTGCGAATGCTGCTGGTTATCCCCATTGTCTGGTTGCTGGATAATGGTTTCTTTCTTGAGACTCTCTACCTGTTTGCATTTGCTGGAATGAGTGATGGGCTCGATGGCTTGCTGGCAAAAAGGATGGGGTGGCAGAGCAGGCTCGGTTCTATTCTTGACCCGCTGGCGGACAAGCTGTTATTGGTCTCTACAACTGTAATGCTGGCCTGGTTGGGATTGATTCCAGTCTGGCTTGTGGTGATCATTGTGTTTCGTGATCTGTTGATTGTGGTGGGCGGAACGGTCTATCATTATCGTGTAGGCCAATACGACATGGCTCCAAGTATTGTTAGTAAAATCAATACGTTTACGCAGATATCTTATGTTTTAGGTATCGTAATTAGCCAGGCTTTTGGTGGGGTAAGTGATGAGGTGATTACTTTTTCAACCTATGTTGTGCTCACCACAACAGTTATGAGTGGTGCAGATTATGTCTGGACCTGGGGTTGGAGCGCGTACAGGAAACAGCACGGTGGATAG
- the hda gene encoding DnaA regulatory inactivator Hda, whose translation MSGPGVGARTGNSTVDRQIPLSLSLQERASFDNFHPQPGSTVVAMLQEIASGDGPHLLYIWGPNGVGKSHLLHATCNLFGSDQRQSIVLPLKTLFAQGPASLDGVGQYDLVALDDLDAVAGDSGWEESLFHLLNRLRDDGNHVLITAKTAPAELSMKLPDLRSRLGEGVVERLTSLDDREKWHVLQERAASRGMEMGDEVASFLMSRTSRDFHTLFSLLDQLDEHTLIAQRRITIPFVKELLSL comes from the coding sequence ATGTCTGGACCTGGGGTTGGAGCGCGTACAGGAAACAGCACGGTGGATAGACAGATTCCTCTTTCGCTTTCACTGCAGGAGAGAGCCTCATTTGATAACTTTCATCCACAGCCGGGCTCCACAGTAGTTGCCATGCTACAGGAGATAGCTTCTGGAGATGGGCCACATCTGCTCTATATCTGGGGGCCAAATGGGGTAGGGAAGAGCCATCTTCTGCATGCTACCTGTAATCTGTTTGGTTCTGATCAGAGGCAATCTATTGTCTTGCCGCTCAAAACATTATTTGCTCAGGGTCCGGCATCGCTGGATGGGGTGGGGCAGTATGATCTGGTAGCACTGGATGATCTCGATGCAGTGGCTGGCGATAGCGGTTGGGAGGAGTCCCTGTTTCATCTGCTTAACAGATTACGGGATGATGGCAACCACGTTTTGATAACAGCAAAAACCGCACCTGCAGAGTTGAGCATGAAACTGCCTGATCTGCGTTCCAGACTTGGAGAGGGGGTGGTTGAACGCCTGACTTCTCTTGATGACAGGGAGAAGTGGCATGTCCTGCAGGAGCGGGCTGCATCAAGAGGAATGGAGATGGGTGACGAGGTTGCCAGCTTTTTGATGAGTCGAACATCCAGGGACTTTCATACACTCTTCTCACTGCTGGATCAGCTGGATGAGCATACTCTTATTGCACAGCGCAGGATTACAATACCTTTTGTTAAGGAGTTGTTGTCACTCTGA
- a CDS encoding DUF2069 domain-containing protein codes for MANSKQKIFRFMVLISYFALIAHLMLWNIWLGPSHYFPVAMTLIVMVVPLLLPLRGILHGRAYTHAWTGFLALLYFIHGIGDFVINPPERIYSGIEIALSLTLFFGCAFYARITGKSEAR; via the coding sequence ATGGCTAATTCAAAACAAAAAATCTTCCGATTTATGGTGCTAATCAGCTACTTTGCACTGATAGCTCATCTTATGCTATGGAATATCTGGCTTGGGCCATCCCACTATTTCCCTGTAGCCATGACCCTGATAGTGATGGTTGTGCCACTACTATTGCCTCTACGCGGAATCCTCCATGGCCGCGCCTATACCCATGCCTGGACCGGATTTCTTGCCCTCTTGTACTTTATTCACGGTATCGGAGATTTTGTGATCAACCCTCCAGAGAGGATCTATTCTGGAATTGAGATAGCTCTCAGCCTGACACTATTTTTTGGTTGTGCCTTCTATGCAAGAATTACAGGAAAGAGTGAAGCAAGGTAA
- a CDS encoding YqhA family protein, whose translation MKALEQLFENFLWSSRLVVLTAVISSLLASLAMFYMATVDAFYMISHLVHYADPLMEAAARTALHAETVTHIVEIVDGYLLATVLLIFALGLYELFISEIDAAEGAATSSSVLLIKSLDDLKARLAKVILMILIVKFFEHTVSMHFGTPLDLLYMAGGIALIGLALYLSHAGDEKGH comes from the coding sequence ATGAAAGCACTAGAACAGTTATTTGAAAATTTTCTCTGGAGTAGCCGCCTGGTCGTATTAACTGCTGTTATCTCAAGCCTGCTTGCCTCACTGGCAATGTTCTATATGGCCACAGTTGACGCATTTTATATGATCTCTCATCTTGTTCATTATGCAGACCCACTAATGGAGGCCGCAGCCAGAACAGCGCTTCATGCGGAGACAGTAACCCATATTGTAGAGATTGTGGATGGCTATCTGCTGGCCACAGTGTTGCTGATATTTGCGCTTGGTCTCTATGAACTCTTTATTAGCGAGATTGATGCTGCAGAGGGGGCAGCAACCTCTTCCAGTGTGTTGCTGATAAAAAGTCTGGATGATCTAAAGGCACGTCTGGCCAAGGTTATTTTGATGATTCTGATTGTGAAGTTCTTTGAGCATACTGTCTCCATGCACTTCGGGACACCTCTGGATCTACTCTACATGGCTGGGGGTATTGCCCTGATCGGTCTTGCGCTCTATCTATCTCATGCAGGAGACGAGAAGGGACACTAG
- a CDS encoding fumarate hydratase, translated as MTIIKQEDFISSIADALQYISYYHPIDFIQAMGAAWEREQSPAAKDAIAQILMNSRMSALGKRPICQDTGIVVIFLKIGMEIDWDTGTSLQEMADEGVRRAYLDPDNKLRASILDDPAGERKNTRDNTPAVLHVEMVPGDKLDIIVAAKGGGSENKARFTNLGPGANVADWVVEQVPSMGAGWCPPGMLGIGIGGTAEKAMLMAKEALMDPVDIQELRERGANTTSEKLRIEIMERVNALGIGAQGLGGLTTLLDVKIREYPTHAASLPVAIIPNCAATRHLHFSLDGSGPVELTPPSIDEWPDITWRPSADARRVDLDTLTAEDTHQWKPGETLLLNGKLLTGRDAAHRRISELFESGQGLPDGVDLKNRMIYYVGPVDPVKGEAVGPAGPTTSTRMDSFTDLMLEKTGLIGMVGKAERGPATIESIKKHRSVYLIAVGGAAYLVAKAIKKSRVIAFEELGMEAIYEFEVEDMPVTVAVDSNGESLHQSGPAEWKIRIEEIGRPRHEPLRK; from the coding sequence ATGACCATTATCAAACAAGAAGATTTCATCTCCAGTATTGCAGATGCCCTGCAATATATATCCTACTATCATCCAATAGACTTCATTCAGGCAATGGGCGCCGCATGGGAACGAGAACAGTCTCCTGCTGCCAAGGATGCAATTGCTCAGATTCTGATGAACTCCAGAATGTCCGCGCTGGGCAAACGTCCGATCTGTCAAGACACCGGGATTGTCGTGATCTTTCTTAAGATAGGGATGGAGATAGACTGGGACACCGGCACATCACTGCAAGAGATGGCTGATGAGGGTGTGCGTCGCGCCTATCTGGACCCTGACAACAAACTGCGTGCCTCTATACTGGATGATCCTGCCGGGGAGAGAAAAAACACCAGAGACAACACCCCTGCCGTGCTCCATGTCGAAATGGTTCCTGGCGACAAACTGGATATCATCGTTGCCGCCAAGGGTGGAGGATCGGAAAACAAGGCCAGATTTACCAACCTTGGTCCAGGTGCAAATGTTGCAGACTGGGTTGTTGAGCAGGTCCCATCCATGGGGGCCGGATGGTGTCCTCCAGGCATGCTTGGCATTGGAATTGGCGGCACCGCCGAGAAAGCGATGCTGATGGCCAAAGAGGCTCTGATGGATCCTGTCGACATACAGGAGCTACGTGAACGCGGAGCTAACACCACCAGCGAGAAACTTAGAATCGAGATCATGGAGAGGGTCAATGCTCTTGGTATTGGTGCACAAGGGTTGGGTGGACTAACCACACTATTGGATGTAAAGATCAGAGAGTACCCGACACATGCTGCATCACTACCTGTTGCCATAATTCCCAACTGCGCTGCTACCCGCCACCTTCACTTTAGCCTTGATGGATCAGGGCCTGTAGAGCTGACACCTCCTTCGATTGATGAGTGGCCGGACATCACCTGGAGGCCATCAGCTGATGCTCGCAGAGTTGATCTCGACACCTTAACCGCTGAAGACACTCATCAGTGGAAGCCTGGCGAGACCCTGCTGTTAAATGGAAAACTGTTAACTGGCAGAGATGCTGCACACAGACGAATTTCGGAACTGTTTGAGTCTGGACAAGGTCTGCCAGATGGTGTCGATCTGAAAAATCGGATGATCTATTACGTTGGACCTGTTGATCCTGTCAAAGGTGAAGCGGTTGGACCAGCCGGCCCCACTACATCAACCAGAATGGACAGCTTTACTGATCTAATGCTGGAGAAGACAGGCCTTATTGGGATGGTGGGCAAAGCAGAACGTGGTCCAGCCACAATTGAGTCGATTAAAAAACACAGGTCTGTCTACCTGATTGCTGTTGGTGGTGCAGCCTACCTTGTTGCCAAGGCGATCAAGAAATCTCGGGTTATTGCATTCGAGGAGCTGGGCATGGAGGCTATCTACGAGTTCGAAGTAGAGGATATGCCTGTCACCGTCGCAGTCGATAGCAACGGCGAGTCACTCCATCAAAGTGGCCCGGCAGAGTGGAAAATCCGTATTGAGGAGATCGGCCGCCCTAGGCATGAACCCTTGCGGAAGTAA
- a CDS encoding folate-binding protein YgfZ: MNSEWLNFLQGSGAEIENECVTSFGNPEQERHVVSSGDVMCDLSHLAVLEVSGDDSADFLQNQFTNDIGALDIGKSQLDGWCSPKGRLLVLFHVIRHENNKFLLLLPEELRDYAQKRLQMFVMRSSVTIDDLSNQLVRIGVSGPDAEQQLSSLVDHLPENIDDTVNANNIQVIRLRPTLYQRFLVITDSIHAEKVWSHLDVQSTPVSREPWELLDIRAGAPSITLKTQESFVPQMVNLQALNGLSFTKGCYPGQEVVARMEYLGKLKRKMYRITILDESTPADGSSLYSKSSSSPQGAGEIVSVQKDGDGVWEGLAVLEVAIADAGDLTLHEDETIPVTVQELTAKD, translated from the coding sequence ATGAATAGTGAATGGCTAAACTTTCTGCAAGGCAGTGGCGCAGAGATTGAGAATGAGTGCGTAACAAGCTTCGGTAACCCGGAACAGGAGCGCCATGTTGTATCAAGCGGAGATGTTATGTGTGATCTCTCTCACCTGGCTGTTTTGGAGGTGAGCGGAGATGATAGTGCAGATTTTCTGCAAAACCAGTTCACCAATGATATTGGCGCACTTGATATAGGCAAGAGCCAGCTGGATGGGTGGTGTAGTCCAAAGGGGCGTCTACTGGTGCTGTTTCATGTTATCCGTCATGAAAATAACAAATTCCTCCTGTTGCTGCCAGAAGAGCTACGTGACTACGCACAAAAACGGTTGCAGATGTTTGTGATGCGATCCAGCGTGACAATAGATGATTTAAGTAATCAGCTGGTACGCATAGGGGTATCGGGCCCTGACGCTGAACAACAACTCTCCTCCCTGGTTGATCATTTACCAGAGAATATTGATGACACAGTTAACGCAAACAATATTCAGGTAATAAGGTTACGCCCTACACTTTACCAACGCTTTCTTGTTATCACTGACAGCATTCATGCAGAAAAAGTATGGTCACATCTGGATGTACAATCAACTCCTGTAAGCAGAGAACCATGGGAGCTACTGGATATACGCGCAGGAGCTCCATCAATCACACTAAAAACTCAGGAATCATTTGTTCCACAGATGGTTAATCTGCAGGCCCTGAATGGGCTCAGCTTTACCAAAGGCTGTTATCCAGGACAGGAGGTTGTCGCCCGTATGGAGTACCTGGGAAAACTCAAACGCAAGATGTACAGGATTACAATTCTTGATGAGAGCACCCCTGCAGACGGTAGTAGTCTATACTCGAAATCTTCCAGCTCACCACAAGGGGCTGGTGAGATTGTATCTGTGCAAAAGGATGGCGATGGAGTTTGGGAGGGTCTGGCTGTACTTGAGGTTGCAATTGCTGATGCCGGAGATCTAACCCTGCACGAAGATGAGACCATCCCGGTCACAGTACAGGAACTCACTGCCAAAGATTAA
- the sdhC gene encoding succinate dehydrogenase, cytochrome b556 subunit encodes MEKNSRPVFLNLLQISFPATAILSILHRISGVALSLLLPLFLYLFERSLHGADSFQQLLDLWEDPLSRFIAIIVCWTLIHHLISGARILLLDIGVGIEKDSASDGAIVVSGLSMLALVLVGWALF; translated from the coding sequence ATGGAGAAAAATTCGAGACCTGTTTTCCTCAATCTATTGCAGATTAGTTTCCCGGCGACTGCAATACTCTCTATTCTTCACCGCATTTCAGGGGTGGCTCTGTCTCTTCTTCTGCCGCTTTTTCTCTATCTGTTTGAACGCTCGTTGCATGGTGCCGACTCATTTCAGCAGCTACTGGATTTGTGGGAGGATCCACTCTCGCGCTTTATTGCCATAATTGTATGTTGGACTCTGATACACCACCTGATATCAGGAGCACGTATTTTGTTGCTTGATATTGGTGTAGGGATAGAAAAGGATAGTGCAAGTGATGGGGCAATAGTGGTCTCCGGATTGAGTATGTTGGCTCTTGTTTTGGTCGGTTGGGCACTGTTCTGA
- the sdhD gene encoding succinate dehydrogenase, hydrophobic membrane anchor protein: MFVLTGMRAWVIQRFSAVVLLIVMPLLLVSLLQLEDTGHEGWRRWVVDGFNPIWIMGGFIALLLHCWVGIRDVLLDYVRQRMVRIVLLGGTVLVLFWLGLWMALILLSVM; encoded by the coding sequence ATGTTTGTTCTTACCGGAATGCGGGCCTGGGTAATACAGCGTTTCAGTGCCGTTGTTCTGTTGATAGTGATGCCTCTGCTGCTGGTCTCACTGTTGCAGCTTGAGGATACGGGGCATGAAGGGTGGAGGCGGTGGGTTGTTGACGGGTTCAATCCAATCTGGATTATGGGCGGATTTATTGCTCTGTTACTGCACTGCTGGGTAGGCATACGTGATGTCCTGCTCGACTATGTAAGGCAGCGTATGGTAAGAATTGTGTTGTTGGGTGGTACCGTACTGGTGCTGTTCTGGTTGGGGCTGTGGATGGCTCTTATCTTGTTGAGCGTAATGTGA
- the sdhA gene encoding succinate dehydrogenase flavoprotein subunit produces MTLKRRTFDTVVIGAGGGGLRAALQLANENVRVAVVSKVFPTRSHTVAAQGGINAALGNVMEDDWRWHMYDTIKGSDWLGDQDAIEYMCRSAYKLVTELEHSGVPFSRLEDGTIYQRPFGGQSQNYGGEQAARTCAAADRTGHAILHSLYQQNLAQQTHFFDEYFALDLLRDDGGRVVGVLVLEIATGEPLLLDAKTVLLATGGAGQIFKTTTNAMINTGDGMAMVLRAGIPLQDMEFFQFHPTGIAGKGMLLSEGARGEGGYLINGDGERFMERYAPSAKDLASRDVVSRAIFLEVEAGRGCGPDRDHVLLKVDHLGEEVVKKRLPAIRDLAITFSHRDMAKEPVPVYPTAHYTMGGIPTNRFGEVLGQDGEVNAPVPGLFAVGECACVSVHGANRLGGNSLLDIVVFGRAAGNRILQYHHDQKHRSAIPEQAINKALSRFQQQGSGGGGEKESVSQLRNELKETMERYCGVYRSEDVLQQGVEKIRSIRERVGNVVVHDQSKIFNTALIEMLELENLADVALATVVSAAARQESRGAHSRTDYPERDDENWLAHSLFSLDGELQYKKVNMNPLTEPAVPPKARVY; encoded by the coding sequence ATGACACTTAAGAGGAGAACTTTTGACACCGTGGTTATAGGTGCAGGTGGTGGTGGATTGCGTGCCGCACTGCAACTTGCAAATGAAAATGTTCGTGTTGCAGTGGTCTCCAAGGTCTTTCCAACCCGCTCTCATACTGTTGCTGCTCAGGGGGGGATCAATGCTGCTCTCGGTAATGTGATGGAAGATGACTGGCGTTGGCATATGTATGACACCATTAAGGGGAGTGACTGGCTTGGAGATCAGGATGCCATAGAATATATGTGCCGCTCAGCCTACAAACTGGTGACCGAGCTGGAGCATTCAGGAGTACCATTTTCCCGGCTGGAGGATGGAACCATCTATCAGCGCCCATTTGGTGGGCAGAGTCAAAATTATGGTGGTGAACAGGCGGCACGTACCTGTGCAGCAGCAGATCGTACCGGACATGCGATTCTCCACTCTCTCTATCAACAGAATCTGGCGCAGCAGACACACTTTTTTGATGAATACTTTGCGCTCGATCTGCTGCGTGATGATGGAGGCAGAGTAGTAGGTGTGCTGGTGTTGGAGATTGCAACTGGAGAGCCTCTGTTGCTGGATGCCAAGACGGTGCTGCTGGCGACAGGTGGTGCAGGACAGATTTTCAAGACCACCACCAATGCAATGATAAATACCGGGGACGGTATGGCGATGGTGCTGCGTGCTGGTATCCCGCTGCAAGATATGGAGTTTTTTCAGTTTCACCCTACCGGCATTGCAGGCAAGGGGATGTTGCTCTCAGAGGGGGCACGTGGAGAGGGTGGTTATCTGATAAATGGTGATGGTGAGCGTTTTATGGAACGTTATGCCCCAAGTGCGAAAGATCTTGCCAGTCGTGATGTGGTGAGTCGTGCAATATTTTTAGAGGTAGAGGCGGGACGTGGTTGTGGACCAGACAGAGATCATGTGCTGTTAAAGGTTGATCATCTTGGGGAGGAGGTGGTCAAGAAGCGATTGCCGGCAATTCGTGATCTGGCGATAACTTTTTCTCATCGAGATATGGCAAAGGAGCCCGTCCCGGTCTATCCGACAGCTCACTACACTATGGGTGGTATCCCGACCAACCGCTTTGGGGAGGTGTTGGGGCAGGATGGAGAGGTTAATGCGCCTGTGCCTGGTTTGTTTGCGGTGGGTGAGTGTGCCTGTGTCTCGGTCCATGGAGCAAATCGTCTGGGCGGAAACTCTCTGCTGGATATTGTGGTTTTTGGTAGGGCGGCAGGCAACAGAATCCTGCAGTACCATCATGATCAGAAGCACCGTTCAGCTATTCCAGAGCAGGCAATCAATAAGGCGCTGAGTCGTTTTCAGCAACAGGGAAGTGGAGGCGGTGGCGAGAAAGAGTCCGTCTCTCAATTACGTAATGAGCTGAAAGAGACTATGGAACGTTACTGTGGAGTCTACAGGAGTGAAGATGTTCTGCAGCAAGGAGTAGAGAAGATTCGTTCCATTAGAGAGAGAGTCGGCAATGTGGTGGTTCATGACCAGAGCAAGATATTCAATACCGCACTGATTGAGATGCTGGAGCTGGAGAATCTGGCCGATGTGGCGTTGGCGACAGTGGTCTCTGCAGCAGCCAGGCAGGAGAGCAGAGGGGCTCACTCCAGGACTGATTATCCAGAGCGAGATGATGAGAACTGGTTGGCCCATAGCCTGTTTTCACTGGATGGAGAGTTGCAGTACAAAAAGGTAAATATGAACCCATTGACGGAACCAGCAGTGCCGCCAAAGGCCAGGGTTTATTAA
- a CDS encoding succinate dehydrogenase iron-sulfur subunit, protein MRFLIYRFDPEQDSEPRMQEYLLDDDLISDEMMVLSALKLIKAEDESLSFRKSCGEGVCGSDGMNINGSNSLACITPLKGLKEPVEIRPFPGQPVIRDLIVDMDPFFRQYRAVKPWLTVDDQEPEVEYRQSPEERERLDGLYECILCGCCSTACPSFWWNPKEFLGPAALLQAWRFVSDSRDQATDERLHALEGPFKLFRCRTIMNCTNSCPKGLNPSDAIGKLRGAMLKRSL, encoded by the coding sequence ATGAGATTTTTAATCTACCGATTTGACCCCGAACAGGACTCAGAGCCACGTATGCAAGAGTATCTGCTTGATGATGATCTGATCTCGGATGAGATGATGGTGTTGTCAGCACTTAAGTTGATAAAGGCAGAGGATGAGTCGCTATCTTTCAGGAAATCCTGTGGTGAGGGGGTATGTGGTTCTGACGGGATGAATATCAATGGTAGCAATAGCCTGGCCTGTATCACTCCGCTCAAGGGGCTGAAGGAGCCAGTTGAGATTCGCCCATTTCCGGGACAACCGGTGATTCGTGATCTGATTGTCGATATGGATCCATTTTTCCGTCAGTATCGGGCAGTTAAACCATGGCTAACTGTAGATGATCAAGAGCCAGAGGTGGAGTATAGACAGTCACCTGAGGAGAGAGAGCGGCTAGATGGTCTCTATGAATGTATTCTTTGTGGATGCTGTTCTACAGCATGCCCCTCATTCTGGTGGAATCCAAAAGAGTTTCTGGGGCCAGCTGCGCTGTTACAGGCGTGGCGTTTTGTCTCTGACAGCAGGGACCAGGCAACAGATGAGAGGCTGCATGCTCTTGAAGGGCCATTCAAGCTGTTCAGGTGTCGCACCATCATGAACTGCACAAACAGCTGTCCAAAAGGGCTTAACCCATCTGATGCCATTGGAAAGCTGCGAGGGGCAATGTTGAAGCGCTCATTATGA
- a CDS encoding succinate dehydrogenase assembly factor 2: MITHSQILWRCRRGMLELDLLLQHYANRHYRDAPEWLQKQFILLLDESDQDLQGWLLNGEQTFSLMVADIIAEISGMELSSVTA, encoded by the coding sequence ATGATTACCCATTCTCAGATATTGTGGCGCTGTCGCAGGGGGATGTTGGAGCTTGATCTGTTGCTTCAGCATTATGCAAACAGGCATTACCGGGATGCGCCAGAGTGGTTACAGAAGCAGTTTATATTATTATTGGATGAGTCTGATCAAGATCTTCAGGGGTGGCTGTTGAATGGTGAGCAGACATTCAGTTTGATGGTTGCCGATATCATCGCTGAGATTTCGGGAATGGAGCTCTCTTCTGTTACGGCTTGA